A genomic segment from Streptomyces sp. TLI_235 encodes:
- a CDS encoding long-chain acyl-CoA synthetase produces the protein MLEFSLPARYQVPSGGNLSDLIHQNAEQYPGVAVISRKVAGRWQDLTAAQFLAEVHAVAKGLIASGIEPGDRVAVMSRTRYEWTLLDFAIWCAGAITVPVYESSSAEQVQWILGDSGAVAVVTETAGHAAVLAEVRDRLPQLRHAWQIEGGGVAALTTAGGEVADATVAERRAVPNADTIATIVYTSGTTGRPKGCQLTHGNFLAELGNVTARLEPLFRTGESSVLLFLPLAHVLGRIAEIAAAIAPIKLGHVCDIKDVTAELGSFRPTLILGVPRVFEKVFNTARAKAQADGKGKIFDKAADTAIAYSRALDAGGAGLGLRVKHFVFDKLVYSKLRAALGGRATHAISGGAPLGERLGHFYRGIGFTVLEGYGLTETCAATAFNPHDKPKIGTVGQPLPGSAVKIAEDGEVLLKGPQIFTGYWNNPQATADALQDGWFATGDIGSLDAEGYLTITGRKKEIIVTAGGKNVAPAVIEDRIRAHALIGEVMVVGDRRPFIGCLITVDPDFFGNWKALNGKPAEATLSDLAADPDLLAAVQAAVDDGNQAVSHAEAVKKFRLLDTAFTEESGHLTPSLKLKRNVVLKDFAAEVEAIYQR, from the coding sequence TTGCTCGAGTTCAGCCTTCCGGCCCGCTACCAGGTTCCGAGCGGCGGAAACCTCTCCGACCTGATCCACCAGAACGCCGAGCAGTACCCCGGCGTGGCCGTGATCAGCCGGAAGGTGGCCGGGCGGTGGCAGGACCTCACGGCGGCACAGTTCCTCGCCGAGGTCCACGCGGTGGCCAAAGGTCTGATCGCCTCCGGCATCGAGCCGGGCGACCGGGTCGCGGTGATGTCCCGCACCCGCTACGAGTGGACGCTGCTCGACTTCGCGATCTGGTGCGCGGGCGCCATCACCGTGCCGGTGTACGAGTCCTCCTCCGCCGAGCAGGTGCAGTGGATCCTGGGTGACTCCGGCGCGGTCGCCGTCGTCACCGAGACCGCGGGCCACGCGGCCGTCCTCGCGGAGGTCCGCGACCGGCTCCCGCAGCTGCGGCACGCCTGGCAGATCGAGGGCGGCGGCGTCGCCGCCCTCACCACGGCCGGCGGCGAGGTCGCCGACGCGACGGTCGCCGAGCGCCGGGCCGTCCCGAACGCCGACACCATCGCCACCATCGTCTACACCTCGGGCACCACCGGCCGCCCCAAGGGCTGCCAGCTGACCCACGGCAACTTCCTGGCCGAGCTGGGCAACGTCACCGCCCGCCTGGAGCCGCTCTTCCGCACCGGCGAGAGCTCCGTCCTGCTCTTCCTGCCGCTGGCCCACGTGCTCGGCCGGATCGCCGAGATCGCCGCCGCGATCGCCCCGATCAAGCTGGGCCACGTCTGCGACATCAAGGACGTCACGGCCGAGCTCGGCTCCTTCCGGCCGACCCTGATCCTCGGCGTGCCGCGCGTCTTCGAGAAGGTCTTCAACACCGCCCGCGCCAAGGCCCAGGCCGACGGCAAGGGCAAGATCTTCGACAAGGCCGCCGACACCGCCATCGCCTACAGCCGCGCCCTCGACGCCGGCGGCGCCGGGCTGGGTCTGAGAGTCAAGCACTTCGTCTTCGACAAGCTGGTGTACTCCAAGCTGCGGGCCGCGCTCGGCGGGCGGGCCACCCACGCCATCTCCGGCGGCGCCCCGCTCGGCGAGCGGCTCGGCCACTTCTACCGCGGCATCGGCTTCACCGTCCTGGAGGGCTACGGCCTCACCGAGACCTGCGCCGCCACCGCCTTCAACCCGCACGACAAGCCGAAGATCGGCACCGTCGGGCAGCCGCTGCCGGGCTCCGCGGTGAAGATCGCCGAGGACGGCGAGGTGCTCCTCAAGGGCCCGCAGATCTTCACCGGCTACTGGAACAACCCGCAGGCCACCGCCGACGCCCTGCAGGACGGCTGGTTCGCCACCGGCGACATCGGTTCGCTGGACGCCGAGGGCTACCTGACCATCACCGGCCGCAAGAAGGAGATCATCGTCACGGCGGGCGGCAAGAACGTCGCCCCCGCGGTGATCGAGGACCGGATCCGGGCGCACGCCCTGATCGGCGAGGTCATGGTGGTCGGCGACCGCAGGCCGTTCATCGGCTGTCTGATCACCGTCGACCCGGACTTCTTCGGGAACTGGAAGGCACTCAACGGCAAGCCCGCCGAGGCCACCCTGAGCGACCTCGCCGCCGACCCCGACCTGCTGGCCGCCGTCCAGGCCGCCGTGGACGACGGCAACCAGGCCGTCTCGCACGCCGAGGCCGTGAAGAAGTTCCGCCTCCTCGACACCGCCTTCACCGAGGAGAGCGGCCACCTCACCCCGTCCCTCAAGCTGAAGCGCAACGTCGTCCTCAAGGACTTCGCCGCCGAGGTCGAGGCGATCTACCAGCGCTGA
- a CDS encoding polyketide cyclase/dehydrase/lipid transport protein gives MAEHTRSSIIIDATPAEVMAAIADFAAYPEWTGEVKEIEVLSTAADGRGSEVRLVLDAGAIRDEHVLAYTWDGDREVRWTLVKSQMLRALDGSYSLAAVKGSGTEVTYQLAVDVKIPMLGMIKRKAEKVIIDRALAGLKKRVEG, from the coding sequence ATGGCGGAGCACACCAGGTCGAGCATCATCATCGACGCGACCCCGGCCGAGGTCATGGCCGCGATCGCCGACTTCGCCGCCTACCCGGAGTGGACGGGCGAGGTCAAGGAGATCGAGGTGCTCAGCACCGCCGCGGACGGCCGCGGCTCCGAGGTGCGCCTGGTGCTCGACGCCGGCGCCATCCGCGACGAGCACGTCCTCGCCTACACCTGGGACGGCGACCGCGAGGTCCGCTGGACCCTGGTGAAGAGCCAGATGCTGCGCGCCCTCGACGGCTCCTACAGCCTCGCCGCGGTCAAGGGCAGCGGCACCGAGGTCACCTACCAGCTCGCCGTCGACGTCAAGATCCCGATGCTCGGCATGATCAAGCGCAAGGCGGAGAAGGTCATCATCGACCGGGCCCTGGCCGGCCTGAAGAAGCGCGTCGAGGGCTGA